GTAGTAGGTCTCTTTACACGGAATAGAACGCGATGCGttataactgaaaaaaatacaccatCTCAAACAACGAACTTATCAAAGTGCCATTTTCAGATCATAAAGGAAATTTCTTCCTCTGAAGAAACTTGTAACAAAACATTCATAAAAAACCAAAGATGGTTGACTTATTGCTAGGCACTGACGGTTGTGGAGAACTATTTTTTCACCTCTCTCGTTCGTAGCATTCGCCACTAATATCTGCCATGATTCCGGAACACATCAAACATCCAGCAACCAACGCAGTCGCTGTCCATCTGACACTTTCAACCATCATCGCAGTACCCCGAAATAAACAATGCCGCAAGCTAGTTATAAGCGAAGTTGAGTATCATCATACCCACATTACTACTGACGAGTTTGTGGTGTGTTCAGCTCTATTTCTCCCACCATCACCAAGCAGACATTTTTCCTGTGGATGACAGTCAACAACGTTAcagttttttcacaattttatgaaattactTTCTCTGTTTCATGAAATCGTGACACTTCGAGAAGACAACTTGCGTAATTACGATCCACCCAATACTATTGGCTCCTATTTCCCTCATCCTTACTTGTGTCCTCGACGGTATAATTGTGAATgcgacataaaaaaaagtcagtagACGATTCATCCTTATCTTTCCTGTCCGCAACGAACGAACATGATATCGCGTCTACACCTCGATTCCAAATAAATGTTTGTCGTCAAGTTGTCAGTCGACCAACCCACGTTTGACTTCTTCATCTCTGACGAAGTTGAATCGTTGGACTTATTTGCTTTTGTATTTTGTGCAAAATGTATATTctggaaattatggaaatcGTAGTGACGAAAAGAGCTTCATGAATATCGCGTGCTGATCTGTACTCACTTGGACCTCTGAACGAAAGCATCAGAAGTAGACGAATCAGCATTCGCTGAGGGCAAACAAGGAGATTACGATAAACGTCTACGTTTCAGACTGTTTACGTATCAAAGTTTAGTTGATTCAAGGAAAACATGCGTTGATGTTGAAAAGTTGTCAGTCTTTGATAGAATTTACTACCTAATATCATGGCCTGTATAGGGTGAAAACTGGCGCACGAATTCGATACGAGAGTCTTGCGTTGGATTAGTTGGTTGAGATATCGTTATTCAGACGGGCTGCAAGACATTCAATGGGGTTAACACTAGCGTCAATAATTACTTGGAATCACAGGGACCAAAACTTAATCGTCAATAAGAATGTGACTCATTTCGGACTCGATCTCGAACATCATTTTACTACCTTATGGCACAATGTTTGGTTATCTTCCGTAGAAACGAAGCACCTCTTTCtcctttctctccttctccgaAAGGCCCATAGTAAGTGTGAAAATCGTGAATACTGTGGAAAAAAGGCTGTGGCAAGCCTGTTGTTGATTCATCCATGCCACTTTCGCTTTCTTGGAATCTAGCACGTTTCCCGTTTAGCACCATCGATGTATCGCAGTCAGAAATATTGTGAATCAAAAATGAAtgtaaattgaaagaattataaatgcatcgttttttttttatcgtgcaTTAATTTTTACTCCTTGTCCTTTTCTTTCTGATCAATTTTCAGTAGAAAGGTTCATTTTCATCGACGTTTAGTCCATTTCTTAAAACTATGACTCCTCAAAAGTGAGCCAATAATCAACTTACCAAAAATCGTTCAACCTTACAATCCATGATTCTGTAATCCAACCCGAATCCTTACACAAATTCTGCCTTCGATTTGACGTTAGGCTAGCTACGAATGTTCCTTACTTCTATCACTgtatattcaaaaatattaaatttggaACGAATTTTGAACCAGCGACTGTGtggttgaataattatttacaaatagcGAATCCATACACCTTACAGAtaacgatatttttgaaaattaaaataattcgaaattgaTTATCTTAGGATTtgcaatacattttttattactacgtttcattaatttcctTGATATATTCTATTACATGATATGCATTTCCGGCGATAATGTTGAATCACGGCGTAGATCCAATAATGGAAAAGGCTCTTCGAGTCGTCTTACATTATCACTCATAAGTGTGAGGACAAATACCATGTTGAAGTACGAATGATACTTTATAAAGAGACGAAAATCTCACGTGATGACCGAGGCTCAAATTACATATTACAGGACACATACTTAATTTCGTGTGTAATTAATTCTAATTAAGGCGTGCTTCCTCATCGTCCGTTGAGAAATCCTACCACAACCACATCGACAAGAAAGGAATTCTTTAGTCCTCCGTTGTGATGGTTGCGTAAGTGTGATTATCTTCCAAGAATTCGTTGCTGGTATATTGTACTATTTTATCTGTAACCAACGGAAATTTTACATTCGATCCACTGTGGCATAAAAAATATCCTTTCCAACGAACAAtaaggataaatttttatctgttgTGATCTTTCGATCGATAACACAGTGAAATATTTAAGCAAGAACTTACCATTCAGCCTACTTTTTGATCTTCGCTTTTGCTTCACGATATTTGCAAAGTAGAAGATCCCTATAATTGCCAAACTTGCTAATATTCCTAGCAATCCTGCTGCTATCcctttgttatatttttcaagaaatgtTTCATCTGATTCAGTCGTACTGCAGTTTGTATCTGAAGATATAAGATTTACGTCACTTGTAGTATGGAAATACGTCAACTTAACTATAGGAATATTaacggaaaataaaaatcaacataGTTTTCACGAATTAGTCGCAAAAATAAAGTCACAAGTGCAACGTTCAACATCATTCCTTCACTAACAGATGGAAGTCACGTAGTACGTCAGGCCATGGGTCGTTGGAGTTGGGATGTAATAAGCAGCATTTCTACAAAGTTCTTCAGGGCACGTTTGACGGCACGCAGGCAATGTCTCTATGGCATAAGAAATACTTCCGGTGCAGGTGTTGGTCTGTATTGCAGGCATTTCCACAACGGATGGATTAATGGTTCTGCAAAATAACGATGAGATGTCAATTTGCGATTTGGTAGTTTCACCCACAAAAACGTAACATTCTTCAACCAATCCgtctggaaaagttttttctcataacgagaaataaaaagcgTAATTTCctgatttcaaagaaattattattcaaaaacaaaCCACCAAATCACTTCTTGACATGCGTTACTTTGGAACATGGTTTCACCCTGTTAAATTGTTTAATAGcaaaattgtttaatattGTTTAGTCTACTGTATAACGTCgtacaaaagaaattaaattcgaGACTATCGATCTGGGATACTCGTCTTGTAATTAATCATGTTTTATCAAACAACGAACCACTTCCGGGAGAAGTTGATTCGCTGAAGAGACAGTTATCAAACTAACCGGGCATTGACCTTAGCTTTCTTTGTCTTGGGGCGAAGCACTTTCAGGATAAtaaattacgacaaaaatGGTGTCCGAGGCACAAGTAACTATCAATACTGAAATACCTATTTGTTACGGGGACAGGAGAGGCGACTAAGCATACTAGCGCTTCTTGACAAGATGGTCCGTTCCAGCCACAGTAGCAACTGCAATTATTTGGAGACTTGCATATTCCGTTGACACATCCTTGCTTGCACTCTGGTAAACATGCTGTACCGTTACTCACGTAGCCATCCATGCATGTGcatgtttttctattttgacaCCATTTTTGGTACCGCGATTCCGTTTTCTCGTCCTTGTAACAATTTCTGCATGTCTGCAAACATTCCTCTGGCTTGTTGAAGTTCTTCTTTGTGCAGTCGCAGGTAAACGGCTTTTTGCAATTAGAGGAATCTGTGCAGGTTCCATTCACGTTCTTAAATCCATCGCAGCACGTTTTTTCCAATCGATACATCGTGTATGACTGTTACAGAAATCGTTATTAAATCGAGCTAAGACTTGtgacgaatgaatttttttccatattcatGGTTATACCTCGTTTATGTAACTCGTATGAGATTTGAGGCATGTAAAGAACAGCCAACACGTTTCGGTGTAGGTCTTCTGATAGGGGATCAAACGTGTTTCTGAATTCCTGTGAAATGAATGTACGATAAACATGAAATGGGGGGATTtgattggaagaaaaataattcactagGGTATAAAATAACGCTACCAATCAATCAGAGACACAGAGAATTCGATTCTTCATTCTTGAAAAAACAGGACATGAAACTAAAAATCTTATATCAAACCTCACCCCACTACGTCATGGCACACTGTATGGCTATCCATTGTACAAACGAAGCACACCAAGCATCCCATGGCCAAGAAAGTCGCGGTCCATCGGTAAATCTTGACCGTCATCGtgttatttttcaccgaagTCAAGAGTTTCAAGACCTGAAAGTAAATGCTTTGCAggatcgaaaatgaaaaatgtctgGTTGATTGAGTCTCACCCCTCCCACCATGAGCAAGCGAGGATGAATTACGTCTTGCGCAGTTAGTAAGTGACGCTCAAAGATACTAGAAATCTCTTACCATATTCTGTGTCTGACTCGATGTCAAATATAACGGGTGAGAttagaattaatattttcgttaATCAATCACTTAATGATTTGTGAAGGAATACAGCGCAATCGACGAATCATCACTTCTCGCAATCGCCGCGTGAAAAATCcgtcattttcttattttcagagATATTTGTTGAATACGATGCAGAAACTCCTGAGCTCCGTAACAGCTACGCCATTTTCTTCCGGTATTTCACATCTGTTGACGGCTCTGTTACGAGAGAATCTGACAAACTTACGGCGTCGTTTTCGAGGAAGCTGCTTAGTTTTTTCGAGGGGAAGCAGCCCTATTGAGAGAGTCGATTGTATAGAGTTTGGAACTACTAGAATCATCGTTTTGAACAAGGAAAAGGACTGCAACAATGAGAGAATCTAAATAATCTAATGCATTTgtctattttatattatttatgatgTTAACTCATAGAGTGGAAGATTTTGGATAATATTATGTTGGTACAAGAATTATATTTCACTTCATTGTCGTCGATTTTATACTGTGACATTGTTTCTTATAATGATAAAATGCTATTCcaaagaagtaaaataataaattatcgcaTGAATTCAGTAATTCAGCAAACGCAGGGCAGATCTTGTTGAGTTACCGTTTATCGATGCGATTGGTGAAGAATTATATAAACttattcaatgattttgaattcTACTTGACAATGAGTATGATAATTGACAAATTAAGTGACGCAAATTTCACGTAGCAACTTTAGgttaaattttaatacgatgcttgattaaaaatatacttCTTCATTGGGAACTACGAAGAGTCGAATTCATGTCGAaggttttcttttcactttactCATTTGACTTCGGTGAAACTGAATCGAAATGAACCGCCTTATTAATGATTATATGACCAACATTTGAGGGGTGAATATTACAATAGATAATTTCACCAAAGTTCGAAATTGCACGAGAGAAACCGCGATCACCAAGTTATTTGATGAAATCTATGGCTTTGTAAATGAGATGTACTATTTCGACCATATGCCGATAGAATAGAAAATCAATAGTCAGTAGCAGTCTGAGTATCACGAGCAGGCTTCGTAGAGTAAATTTTCTGTGACGTATACGTTGCTGGTATATTGGACTATATTATCtgaaatccagaaaaaattggtacatgattgaaaaaattaggggaATTGAATGGTGTAAAGgtgactgaaaattttatgtttttcatGATTTGCAACAACATGAACGGTATTCGGTCTTCAGAACATTGATCAACTTACCGGTTGAcatgttttttgatttttcttttcctcgacGGGCATTCATTATTGTGCAAGTTATTCCTACTATCAAGAATGCTATTCCTGCAAGACTTACTCCTGCTATCACATTACTGTGTCTTGCTAAAAACGACCGCCCAGATTTTGTGTTATTGCACCTTACATCTGGAACTATAAAAGGAAGATTAATAATTGGCAAGTGCGCTGCGGTATAACTTGTGATGTTTATCATTACCAATTCCACCATCATAAGGGATCAAATGGTAAGTCACGTTTGCTCCAGACTTAGTAGAATGGAAAGCGTGCATCAGGAGTTCGTCCGGACAATTTATACCGCATGCAGGCACGGTTCGCGCAATTTCAGAATAGTTTGTTTTATCATCAGTGCCCATTGTGAATGAAAGATTGCTGTAAGCATTGCGAAAACATGATCAGATGAGTATTTTATATTCACAATTCTGGTGatgcaaaaaaatgtattcacgTGCTAATCCTTAAATTATATGCTCAACatgcagaaagaaaaaatcaaatcatttttcagaaACTCATCAAACTGCACTTGGATGCACCCTGCTAGGATGGGCGGGAAAAGTTCTCTCCACGTTCAGTGCAACAATCAAGTCAGGTTACAGGTTCTGAGGAATCGTCCATAACGCAAATATATCCGTGCTCACCTGGCTGGCGTATCGTCAGAATGACTCTCGGGGACCAAGGAAGCAACTACACATGCGAGTGGCTCGTCGCAAGACGGTCCGTTCCAGCCATCGTTGCAGAGGCATTCGTCAGGAGCTACGCATCTTCCGTTGGCACAGCCTTTTTTGCATTCCGGCAAGCAGCTGGTGCCGTTACCCACGTAGCGAGGCATGCACACGCAGGTGTTTGGCTTCTGGCACCATGCATTCTCCGCGCAAGAAGGGTTGCATTTTGGCGAACACTTGGTTCTGTCAGCACTAAATTTATGTTCATCATCGCACTGACTCCAGAAAATTGATATCCGATATTCAGTTTCACATACAGAAACGCATTTCTTCGGGTTTTCACTACAGCCACAGGTACGTGGTTTTTGGCAATTTTGGCAGCCTCTGGAATATTGTGCCACACAATTTCCACTTTTGTTTTCGTAGCCTCCGCAGCATGTCCTGTTCAATCTGAACGCCTCGTATGTCTATGACAAAAAGTATAGTTCAAAGGTCATCGCATGGATACTTACGAAGAATCGACTCGACAAAGATTCGACGTCGCTACGCGAAAAGCTTTTCTCACCTCATTTATGTAGTTCGTGCGCGCCCTAACGCAGGTGAAGAACAACCAACATCTCTCGTAGTAGGTCTCTTTATACGGAATAGAACGCGATGCGTTATAACTGAAAAAGATACACAATCTCAAACAACGAACTCATTCAAGTGCCATTTTCAGATCATAAAGGAAATTTCTTCCTCTGTAGAAACTTGtaacaaaacaataataaaaaaccgaACACGGTTGACTTTGCTACTGATTGtcgtatagaaaaattttcatcttggaAAACAGTTTAACACACTGCGTGATAAATCTGCGATTTTACCTCTTTCGTTCGTAGCACTCGCCCTCTCTATCTGCCATGATTCCGGAACACATTAAACATCCAGCAACCAACGCAGTCGCTGTCCATCCAACACTTTCAATCAGCATCGCAGTTCCTTTTATCGCATGCAGCACTGTCACAGGCTAATTACAAATGAAGCAGAGCAAGGAAACTGGCAAGCTTGTGGTGCGTTGAGCCTTATCTTTCCCACCATCACCGAGTAAATATGTGTGAAGTCCAATGTCATTTCCGGATGACAGTCAATGATATTACGTGGAATAATCTTCACGATACTTTGTCCCTGAATTCTCTCCCTGATATCTCGCATCAAAGATGAGAGCCAAATTTCGGTAACACATAAAGTgtggaaaatcaaaaatcaaatattcgtAACACACTCAGTGTTTTCATAAATAGTTGTCCTTAAACACTGatcgataattattaaattaatggCTGAAGAATATTTGCGAGAGTTGACGCACGAGGTAACTGAGCGTTGGTTTATCGTTAATGCGGTTTACAAAGTATGCTGGTAGCTTGCGGTAGTTTATATTTAAACCATAAGACAAGCCAAGCTTGAGATCAcgcaagaaattttcaaccataATACGTAGAAAATCGTGaacttcaatttatttcttaacGTTCTTTCAACGTCATTTGGTTAGAATGATGAAATCAAGAATACTAAAAAAACTGTCCCGCCTAGtcaggaaaataaataatcatcttTGTGCATTATAATCgtacaaattttcactcaaaaCCAAAACGTCTGTTCAAGATCAAATCAATACCGTTTATAAAATCGATTGTTTAGAATGTAACAAAATCTATATTACACTTGAGAATTTACCAGACAATTTTGTTAATCAATACATGTTCATAGTTAAAGAAACGAATGTTTAACAAAACAGTTTTTTACATGtctgtagaaaaattaaatcgttTGACATTCATTCgacgaattttcattatacaaAACTACCTGGTCACGAGTATTGTCCGAATATCCTGTTCtcacatattatattttacatttgtaataaaatagtAAGAATCCAAAGAGAATAAAGTCGTTTCATAAACCAATTATTgcgaaattaataaaaacaatgtGGGTGTCACAGGAAATTGGTTACCAATTTCAACTTGTAATTAAGTAGCTAAAGTAGATCACTAATTGATATTCAGTTTTGTCAGTGAACGGTGAGAACAAAAATTCTATGTCGAAGGTATAGCTGATTCTATGTTTTAAATCACTATAAATCAAACTTCCATTTCTCGACTGACTActtattttgtaatatttttttcatcagtaaTTGGCGTAGTGCCGATTTTTAGAACTGACGAAGTAATCGGCACGCCTTATTTTCGAATgtcaaaatttcggaaaaaacatATCGTCCAATGACGTCATCGAAAATGGGGATCACCTACCACTCCCAGTGGCCATAGGAAGTGTATTTTCCTCGGTGTATTCGTTGGCCATAAATCGCGTCGGTGCGTCTAAAAGCCACAGAACTTGAGTGTGAACCAGCGATTAGAATtgggaggaggaaaaaaattaaattgaaccaTATCACCCAAAGCGAGAAAAGTGAGTTGGGGACTGCGAAAACGGttgccatttttatttatggaAATTGGACGAATATGAAAGACTTACGTATGTGCAGATAATATTTCCGTAGTtgccttatatatatacgacgataaattattacagCCGTGACACGTCATTGCTTTTCACAGACACCATTTGAaggataaaagtttttttacagtatgggcattgaaaagcaaaacgaagagtgaggttatgtcgcgatctgttcgacgaagctactttataaggcagtttgggatgcgcacttcgaactgcgcatcaaaactgtggaataaagactttattccgcaactttgttcgctgccgtataaagcgtcactttacggaacgaaaactgccacaaaaagtgaacttttcaatgcccatgctgtaaaaaaacttttatcctTCAAATGGTGTCTGTGAAAAGCAATGACGTGTCACGGctgtaataatttatcgtcgtatatatataaggcaACTACGGAAATATTATCTGCACATACGTAAGTCTTTCATATTCGTCCAATTtccataaataaaaatggcaaCCGTTTTCGCAGTCCCCAACTCACTTTTCTCGCTTTGGGTGATAtggttcaatttaatttttttcctcctcccaATTCTAATCGCTGGTTCACACTCAAGTTCTGTGGCTTTTAGACGCACCGACGCGATTTATGGCCAACGAATACACCGAGGAAAATACACTTCCTATGGCCACTGGGAGTGGTAGGTGATCCCCATTTTCGATGACGTCATTGGACGATatgttttttccgaaattttgacATTCGAAAATAAGGCGTGCCGATTACTTCGTCAGTTCTAAAAATCGGCACTACGCCAAttactgatgaaaaaaatattacaaaataagTAGTCAGTCGAGAAATGGAAGTTTGATTTATAGTGATTTAAAACATAGAATCAGCTATACCTTCGACATAGAATTTTTGTTCTCACCGTTCACTGACAAAACTGAATATCAATTAGTGATCTACTTTAGCTACTTAATTACAAGTTGAAATTGGTAACCAATTTCCTGTGACACCCacattgtttttattaatttcgcAATAATTGGTTTATGAAACGACTTTATTCTCTTTGGATTCTTactattttattacaaatgtaaaatataatatgtgaGAACAGGATATTCGGACAATACTCGTGACCAGGTAGTTttgtataatgaaaattcgtcGAATGAATGTCAaacgatttaatttttctacagaCATGTAAAAAACTGTTTTGTTAAACATTCGTTTCTTTAACTATGAACATGTATTGATTAACAAAATTGTCTGGTAAATTCTCAAGTGTAATATAGATTTTGTTACATTCTAAACAATCGATTTTATAAACGGTATTGATTTGATCTTGAACAGACGTTTTGGttttgagtgaaaatttgtacGATTATAATGCACAaagatgattatttattttcctgaCTAGGCGGGACAGTTTTTTTAGTATTCTTGATTTCATCATTCTAACCAAATGACGTTGAAAGAACgttaagaaataaattgaagttCACGATTTTCTACGTATtatggttgaaaatttcttgcgTGATCTCAAGCTTGGCTTGTCTTATGGTTTAAATATAAACTACCGCAAGCTACCAGCATACTTTGTAAACCGCATTAACGATAAACCAACGCTCAGTTACCTCGTGCGTCAACTCTCGCAAATATTCTTCAGccattaatttaataattatcgatCAGTGTTTAAGGACAACTATTTATGAAAACACTGAGTGTGTTacgaatatttgatttttgattttccacACTTTATGTGTTACCGAAATTTGGCTCTCATCTTTGATGCGAGATATCAGGGAGAGAATTCAGGGACAAAGTATCGTGAAGATTATTCCACGTAATATCATTGACTGTCATCCGGAAATGACATTGGACTTCACACATATTTACTCGGTGATGGTGGGAAAGATAAGGCTCAACGCACCACAAGCTTGCCAGTTTCCTTGCTCTGCTTCATTTGTAATTAGCCTGTGACAGTGCTGCATGCGATAAAAGGAACTGCGATGCTGATTGAAAGTGTTGGATGGACAGCGACTGCGTTGGTTGCTGGATGTTTAATGTGTTCCGGAATCATGGCAGATAGAGAGGGCGAGTGCTACGAACGAAAGAGGTAAAATCGCAGATTTATCACGCAGTGTGTTAAACTGTTTtccaagatgaaaatttttctatacgaCAATCAGTAGCAAAGTCAACCGTGTtcggttttttattattgttttgttaCAAGTTTCTACAGAGGAAGAAATTTCCTTTATGATCTGAAAATGGCACTTGAATGAGTTCGTTGTTTGAGATTGTGTATCTTTTTCAGTTATAACGCATCGCGTTCTATTCCGTATAAAGAGACCTACTACGAGAGATGTTGGTTGTTCTTCACCTGCGTTAGGGCGCGCACGAACTACATAAATGAGGTGAGAAAAGCTTTTCGCGTAGCGACGTCGAATCTTTGTCGAGTCGATTCTTCGTAAGTATCCATGCGATGACCTTTGAACTATACTTTTTGTCATAGACATACGAGGCGTTCAGATTGAACAGGACATGCTGCGGAGGCTACGAAAACAAAAGTGGAAATTGTGTGGCACAATATTCCAGAGGCTGCCAAAATTGCCAAAAACCACGTACCTGTGGCTGTAGTGAAAACCCGAAGAAATGCGTTTCTGTATGTGAAACTGAATATCGGATATCAATTTTCTGGAGTCAGTGCGATGATGAACATAAATTTAGTGCTGACAGAACCAAGTGTTCGCCAAAATGCAACCCTTCTTGCGCGGAGAATGCATGGTGCCAGAAGCCAAACACCTGCGTGTGCATGCCTCGCTACGTGGGTAACGGCACCAGCTGCTTGCCGGAATGCAAAAAAGGCTGTGCCAACGGAAGATGCGTAGCTCCTGACGAATGCCTCTGCAACGATGGCTGGAACGGACCGTCTTGCGACGAGCCACTCGCATGTGTAGTTGCTTCCTTGGTCCCCGAGAGTCATTCTGACGATACGCCAGCCAGGTGAGCACGGATATATTTGCGTTATGGACGATTCCTCAGAACCTGTAACCTGACTTGATTGTTGCACTGAACGTGGAGAGAACTTTTCCCGCCCATCCTAGCAGGGTGCATCCAAGTGCAGTTTGATGAGTttctgaaaaatgatttgattttttctttctgcatGTTGAGCATATAATTTAAGGATTAGCAcgtgaatacatttttttgcatCACCAGAATTGTGAATATAAAATACTCATCTGATCATGTTTTCGCAATGCTTACAGCAATCTTTCATTCACAATGGGCACTGATGATAAAACAAACTATTCTGAAATTGCGCGAACCGTGCCTGCATGCGGTATAAATTGTCCGGACGAACTCCTGATGCACGCTTTCCATTCTACTAAGTCTGGAGCAAACGTGACTTACCATTTGATCCCTTATGATGGTGGAATTGGTAATGATAAACATCACAAGTTATACCGCAGCGCACTTGCCAATTATTAATCT
This portion of the Diprion similis isolate iyDipSimi1 chromosome 7, iyDipSimi1.1, whole genome shotgun sequence genome encodes:
- the LOC124407935 gene encoding uncharacterized protein LOC124407935 is translated as MTCHGYAPTRFMANEYTEENTLPMATGSGYSDNTRDQPVTVLHAIKGTAMLIESVGWTATALVAGCLMCSGIMADREGECYERKSYNASRSIPYKETYYERCWLFFTCVRARTNYINETYEAFRLNRTCCGGYENKSGNCVAQYSRGCQNCQKPRTCGCSENPKKCVSVCETEYRISIFWSQCDDEHKFSADRTKCSPKCNPSCAENAWCQKPNTCVCMPRYVGNGTSCLPECKKGCANGRCVAPDECLCNDGWNGPSCDEPLACVVASLVPESHSDDTPASNLSFTMGTDDKTNYSEIARTVPACGINCPDELLMHAFHSTKSGANVTYHLIPYDDVRCNNTKSGRSFLARHSNVIAGVSLAGIAFLIVGITCTIMNARRGKEKSKNMSTDNIVQYTSNVYVTENLLYEISSNNLVIAVSLVQFRTLVKLSISFSLFKTMILVVPNSIQSTLSIGLLPLEKTKQLPRKRRRKFVRFSRNRAVNRCEIPEENGVAVTELRSFCIVLKLLTSVKNNTMTVKIYRWTATFLAMGCLVCFVCTMDSHTVCHDVVGNSETRLIPYQKTYTETCWLFFTCLKSHTSYINESYTMYRLEKTCCDGFKNVNGTCTDSSNCKKPFTCDCTKKNFNKPEECLQTCRNCYKDEKTESRYQKWCQNRKTCTCMDGYVSNGTACLPECKQGCVNGICKSPNNCSCYCGWNGPSCQEALVCLVASPVPVTNRTINPSVVEMPAIQTNTCTGSISYAIETLPACRQTCPEELCRNAAYYIPTPTTHGLTYYVTSIYTNCSTTESDETFLEKYNKGIAAGLLGILASLAIIGIFYFANIVKQKRRSKSRLNDKIVQYTSNEFLEDNHTYATITTED
- the LOC124407936 gene encoding protein draper-like; translated protein: MTCHGYAPTRFMANEYTEENTLPMATGSGYSDNTRDQPVTVLHAIKGTAMLIESVGWTATALVAGCLMCSGIMADREGECYERKSYNASRSIPYKETYYERCWLFFTCVRARTNYINETYEAFRLNRTCCGGYENKSGNCVAQYSRGCQNCQKPRTCGCSENPKKCVSVCETEYRISIFWSQCDDEHKFSADRTKCSPKCNPSCAENAWCQKPNTCVCMPRYVGNGTSCLPECKKGCANGRCVAPDECLCNDGWNGPSCDEPLACVVASLVPESHSDDTPASNLSFTMGTDDKTNYSEIARTVPACGINCPDELLMHAFHSTKSGANVTYHLIPYDDVRCNNTKSGRSFLARHSNVIAGVSLAGIAFLIVGITCTIMNARRGKEKSKNMSTDNIVQYTSNVYVTENLLYEACS